One genomic window of Actinoalloteichus hoggarensis includes the following:
- a CDS encoding ABC transporter substrate-binding protein gives MLKRREALRILGLSAVLGSGALGLAGCGRSGGGANGPLRVAMVNHVWTDAVRPKIEEFEDLAGRRVLVSTMTSDQLSNTYNVKLNASAPDLDVMMYRPLQEQLLFARNGWLAELNDLVESDPDYDWDDVQDAAKERVTIDGRIFGVPIISERPTLYYRRDLVDAPPTTLTEMLETARRLHDPGAGLHGFTGRGQRAGAVSMFSSYLYSFGGDFIVDGRSGVGSPEALAAYEYYGRLLREVGPIGSTNMTLEQITPIFAQGKAVFAIDADAVYQNFIDPATSLVGDRTGFAAFPAGPAGSRPFNIPSWGLTVNVFSERRDAAWEFIRWASGPEMTLRLQNEGVPSARDSAWADEASLASFPPDLAESMAAGIATGVGADRPDVVQVGRARDIVGRPIVASILGDDVASSARDASAEFDDFLVRDARQRQL, from the coding sequence ATGCTGAAGCGACGCGAAGCCCTGCGAATACTGGGACTGAGCGCGGTCCTGGGTTCGGGTGCGCTCGGACTCGCCGGGTGCGGCCGATCGGGGGGCGGAGCGAACGGCCCGCTGCGGGTGGCCATGGTCAACCACGTGTGGACCGACGCCGTGCGGCCGAAGATCGAGGAGTTCGAGGACCTCGCCGGCCGCCGGGTGCTCGTCTCGACGATGACCTCGGACCAGCTGTCGAACACCTACAACGTCAAGTTGAACGCCAGCGCCCCCGACCTCGACGTCATGATGTACCGGCCGTTACAGGAGCAGCTCCTGTTCGCCCGCAACGGCTGGCTCGCCGAGTTGAACGACCTCGTGGAGTCCGACCCGGATTACGACTGGGACGACGTCCAGGACGCGGCGAAGGAGCGGGTCACGATCGACGGCCGGATCTTCGGCGTCCCGATCATCAGCGAGCGCCCGACGCTGTACTACCGCCGTGATCTCGTCGACGCGCCGCCGACGACGCTCACCGAGATGCTGGAGACGGCCCGCAGGCTGCACGATCCCGGCGCGGGCCTGCACGGTTTCACGGGCCGAGGGCAGCGGGCGGGCGCGGTGAGCATGTTCTCCAGCTACCTGTACTCGTTCGGCGGGGACTTCATCGTCGACGGCCGCTCCGGGGTCGGCTCGCCGGAGGCCCTGGCCGCCTACGAGTACTACGGGCGCCTGCTGCGTGAGGTCGGGCCCATCGGCTCCACCAACATGACCCTGGAGCAGATCACGCCGATCTTCGCCCAGGGCAAGGCCGTCTTCGCGATCGACGCCGACGCGGTCTATCAGAACTTCATCGACCCGGCGACCTCACTGGTCGGCGACCGTACGGGGTTCGCCGCCTTCCCGGCGGGCCCCGCGGGCTCGCGCCCCTTCAACATCCCGTCGTGGGGCTTGACCGTGAACGTGTTCTCGGAGCGCAGGGACGCCGCCTGGGAGTTCATCCGCTGGGCCAGCGGCCCGGAGATGACGCTGCGGCTGCAGAACGAGGGCGTGCCCAGCGCCAGGGACTCCGCCTGGGCGGACGAGGCGAGTCTGGCCTCCTTCCCGCCGGATCTCGCCGAGTCGATGGCCGCGGGCATCGCGACCGGGGTCGGGGCCGACCGACCCGACGTGGTCCAGGTCGGTCGGGCCCGCGACATCGTCGGACGGCCGATCGTGGCGAGCATCCTCGGCGACGACGTCGCCTCGTCCGCGCGAGACGCCTCGGCGGAGTTCGACGACTTCCTGGTCCGCGACGCACGACAGAGGCAGCTCTGA
- a CDS encoding carbohydrate ABC transporter permease has translation MAIRTLEQENRRLKWTMLAPALIFIGVMIVFPILYTVYLSLTDAFGAVNADSSFVGLLNFTDSLSDMRRFWPAVGRTVVFTLAAVALELTLGLALAMLLRRPFRGMRWVRTIMMVPLLATPVAVGVLWLLILDPTTGIANTLLGFVGIPPQPFLGSIAQSLPTLVLIDVWQWTPMMTLLLLAGLSTLPTEPDEAALVDGASPWQRFRHVTLPMLTTTIITALVLRSVDALKTFDLIYATKGPGGGSSHEAETLNIYAYGLTFDYQEYGLAAAVLVVFTVIIVLIVLALRRRSSKAS, from the coding sequence ATGGCCATTCGAACACTCGAGCAGGAGAACCGTCGTCTCAAGTGGACGATGCTCGCCCCGGCGCTGATCTTCATCGGCGTGATGATCGTCTTCCCGATCCTCTACACCGTCTATCTCAGCCTGACCGACGCCTTCGGCGCGGTGAACGCCGACAGCTCCTTCGTCGGCCTGCTGAACTTCACCGACTCGCTGAGCGACATGCGTCGCTTCTGGCCTGCCGTCGGCCGCACGGTCGTCTTCACCCTCGCCGCCGTCGCGCTGGAACTGACCCTGGGCCTCGCCCTGGCGATGCTGCTGCGCCGACCGTTCCGGGGCATGCGCTGGGTGCGCACCATCATGATGGTGCCGCTGCTGGCCACGCCGGTCGCCGTGGGCGTGCTGTGGCTGCTCATCCTCGACCCCACGACCGGCATCGCCAACACGCTGCTGGGCTTCGTCGGCATCCCGCCACAGCCGTTCCTCGGCTCGATCGCCCAGTCGCTGCCGACGCTGGTGCTCATCGACGTCTGGCAGTGGACCCCGATGATGACGCTGCTGCTGTTGGCGGGCCTGAGCACGCTGCCCACCGAGCCGGACGAGGCGGCGCTCGTCGACGGAGCCTCGCCCTGGCAACGGTTCCGGCACGTCACGCTGCCCATGCTGACCACCACGATCATCACCGCGCTGGTCCTGCGCAGCGTCGACGCGCTCAAGACGTTCGATCTGATCTACGCGACCAAGGGACCCGGCGGCGGATCGAGCCATGAGGCGGAGACGCTCAACATCTACGCCTACGGACTGACGTTCGACTACCAGGAGTACGGGCTCGCCGCGGCGGTCCTCGTCGTCTTCACCGTCATCATCGTCCTGATCGTCCTCGCGCTCCGGCGCCGTTCATCGAAGGCCTCCTGA
- a CDS encoding carbohydrate ABC transporter permease → MTVLSPNPTPTSAPSAGVRGHHRRRRTLNGLRLAGIALVSAVFAAPLIWMVLAAFKTNVQIGNPADAVVFTPTTQNFRNVVSEGVFLPAMLNSAIVGIVSTVLSALIAVPAAWAIGRFAMQRAGNWVLIARIIPAVSLLVPWYYLFARLEMVGGYTVLVLSHMFVSVPLITWIMIGFFSGLPAELEEAGRVDGLSAFGAFRRISLPLAAPGTATACVLALVFSWNNFMFALILSDESTKTLPVALFNFMSYASVDWGGLMAASTLMSVPVILAAVFGQRYLVAGLTAGATKG, encoded by the coding sequence ATGACCGTCCTGTCGCCGAATCCCACGCCCACCTCCGCGCCCTCCGCCGGGGTCCGGGGACACCACCGACGCCGCCGCACGCTCAACGGTCTGCGGCTCGCCGGGATCGCCCTGGTCAGCGCGGTGTTCGCCGCGCCGCTGATCTGGATGGTGCTCGCCGCGTTCAAGACCAACGTGCAGATCGGCAATCCAGCGGACGCGGTGGTGTTCACCCCGACCACGCAGAACTTCCGCAACGTCGTGAGCGAGGGCGTGTTCCTCCCCGCGATGCTGAACTCCGCGATCGTCGGCATCGTCTCGACGGTGCTCTCCGCGCTCATCGCGGTGCCCGCCGCCTGGGCCATCGGGCGGTTCGCCATGCAACGGGCGGGCAACTGGGTGCTGATCGCGCGCATCATCCCGGCCGTGTCGCTGCTGGTGCCCTGGTACTACCTGTTCGCCCGGCTGGAGATGGTCGGCGGATACACCGTGCTGGTGCTCAGCCACATGTTCGTCTCGGTTCCGCTGATCACCTGGATCATGATCGGATTCTTCTCCGGTCTGCCCGCCGAACTGGAGGAGGCGGGTCGCGTCGACGGCCTCTCCGCGTTCGGCGCCTTCCGGCGGATCTCGCTGCCGCTGGCGGCGCCCGGCACCGCGACCGCCTGTGTGCTGGCGCTGGTGTTCAGCTGGAACAACTTCATGTTCGCTCTGATCCTGTCCGACGAGTCCACCAAGACGCTGCCGGTGGCGCTGTTCAACTTCATGTCCTATGCCAGCGTCGACTGGGGCGGCCTGATGGCGGCGTCCACGCTGATGAGCGTGCCCGTCATCCTCGCGGCCGTCTTCGGGCAGCGGTATCTCGTCGCGGGCCTCACCGCGGGAGCCACGAAGGGGTGA